ATACTTTCGTTCCGATAGAGATAAAATCAGGCCAGACTGTGACCAAAGATTACTTTACAGGACTAATAAAGTGGTTGGCAATTGCTGGTGCGGCAGCAGAATCACCCTATGTTATATATGGCGGCAGTGAAAGCCAAAAACGTTCAGGGATTGAAGTTTTGCCCTGGGAAGATATCGTTAAGCTATCTGAGATATGTTGACTATACAGTTGTACTACAGCATATAAAAGCGTCACCTTCCAAACTTAATTTGGATAAATTCAAATATAGAAACTGAAACGCCCACAGGTTGATTCCCAGTGGGCGTTATTTGCTGCCAAACGTATTGAAATCTTGAAATCAGCGTTTAAGACTTCTAAGCCTTAAACTTTTTCTTGCTAAACAATGCTACTCCCACCAGACCTGAGCCGAGAAGCAATAAGGTTGCAGGTTCGGGAACGGGAATGCCATTAGTAGTATCATTATTTGTCAGCCTTACATTGTCAAAGTGGGTTCGCTTGTCGCCAGTAGTGCCAAGACGAATCTCCAATGGTCCACCGTTTGCGGTAGCCAAATAGGTCAGGCTCGCTGTATTCCATTGGCCTGCTGAACCTGTTCCAGATGAAGTCTTGAGTGAAGTACCTCCTGCCAACAATTCAATATAATAACTACACGTAGGGCAACCTATTGAAGTCTGATATCCTACATCCACATTAAGTGTGTACAGATGGCCCGCATTTAATGAACCCAGTGATCCATTGAAAGATGAGATATCCTGATAAATGTAACCAGAGTTAACAAATGCGACGTTGCCACCACTGTAGTCTATACCACCGGTATTAAAGAGAGTAGATGATGGATTCCGTGTTCCATATACTCCTGTACCACTCCATCCTTGAATACCCAGAATACCCATTCCATCTGAAACAGAAGCTTCATCGAAATTCCAATTCGAGATAGTTAGTGCTGTGGCCCATGATCGGTCAACGCTACCAGCCATCATTGCAATCGCTACTACGATTATGAGCCAATATTTTCTACTAGTTTTTAACATTTTGTTCACCTCCTTTCCTTTTTTTTTTAATATTTGTCTTACTTGTTAATTATACGCATGTATACTTCAAAGTAAGCAACTTACATGCCATAGATATAACTAATTGATTTTCAAAGGATTACTTTTCGTGCCCTTAAGGCTATGTTAAATTTTTCGTCACTTTTCACAACACATATTAGCCTCTGTAGAGGCTAACTACTATTGAATTCATTAATGAATTCAAATATATAGATGCATACTACTCTTATTTATTGGTTCAAGACGTACTGTTAAATTTTCCGTCACTTTATGAAATGGACCTACCAATGCGATGGATTAGTAATAAGTCATGATTCCGTGAAGCTTTTCCCCAAAGGCTACGGAAAAATGGCCTGTATCTGTGTGATAGGACACTCCTGCCTCAGTATGTATCACAATAGTCCATCAGATATTGACATCAAAATCTAATACTGCTACCTTATTCTCAGAAAGCAAACTCCTATTCTGGTAGATCAAATATCGAGGTGTTATGGTTGTTATAAGGCCGTAAGCTGGGTTGGGAGTTTTCAGTTATACGGGCATAAAGCCGGAATAGCAAACAAGGGGGAAATAAATGGAAAATGAAAAGGACAAAAGCACTGCTATAACCTCTGAAAAAAGTGGGACCGTATCCCCGGACACGGACGATCGGCGTCCGTGGCATAAGCCATCCGTCACTCGGATAGATATGAAAAAGACACTGTTAGGCTCAAATTCAAACAGTGATGGAGCGTTGTCGTCAACTTAATAGGGTAATGAGCGGCATTTTTGGTATCTTGCAGCGTGATGGAGGTCACACCGCACCGTCTGTTCCTGAAATTATGCGCCGGGCTATGGCGGGCTGGGAAGATAACAGCTGTGACGTGCAGCTTGACGGTCCTGCTGCGTTGGGACAGATGCGTCTATTCAGGACGCCTGATGCAAGGTATGAGATGATGCCGCACATTTATTCGGCAGAGGGCTTTATCTTTTGTGCGGCAGGACGCGTAGACAACCGTGATGAGTTGATTGCTGACTGTGAATTGCGGATTGTAGGATATGAAAAATCTGACATCACAGACTTCAAACTCCTTCTACATGCATATCGCAAATGGGGGGAGGATTGTCCGAAGCGTATTTACGGAGACTGGTCCCTCGCCGCCTGGCATCCCCGTGAGCGCAGGCTGTTTATCTCCCGTGACCACTATGGCAATACATCATTGTATTATTATGCAGACCCGCGGCTTTTCGCCTTTGCCTCGGATCGTAAGGCATTGCTGGCGCTTAACCCTGGACTCATTAAGCCCATTAAGATAGATGAGCTTTATCTTGCACAGGTCTTGATATCATGGCCCGCCTGCCACGGCGAGCGCACCATTCATACGCCTATTAAACGCCTGCCGCCTGCGCACTGCCTTACAGTCACCCATGAACGCCTTGATGTACGCCAGTACTGGCTGCTGGAAGAGACACCTGAACTTCGCCTGCCCCGGCGTAAGGATTATGTAGAGGCATTTCGTGATCTGTTCGATGAGGCTGTACGCTGCAGGCTGAGGGTTTCAAACTGCGGCGGCGCTCAGGGCAATGGGGGTCAGTCTATTGCCGCAACGCTGAGCGGTGGTCTGGATTCCGGCTCGGTTACTGCCACGGCTGCGCATTTTCTGCATGATGAAGGTAAACGTCTGGCCGCCTTTACCTCAGTGCCGCTGTCAGATACCGGTATTTATGCAGGCAAGAGATTTGGCGATGAGCTTCCTTTTGCCCGGGCGACGGCCAGACATGCCGGCAATGTTGACCTGCATCAGATCTCCGCCCGAACCATTTCCCCTATTCAGGCAATCCGCCGCATGTTAGAGATTTATAACGAACCGGGACACGCCGCTGGAAATTTTTTCTGGATTCTGGAGCTGGAAGAAACTGCCCGGGCAAATGGCTGCCGTGTCCTGCTCACGGGACAGATGGGCAATGCAGGCATCTCATGGACAGGAGATGTGTTCTCGCAGCCCTTCTCATTACAGCTAAGCCATTACGGCTGGAGGAGATGGGTAAAGGAAAGGGCAAAGCTGATAGCACCGGATCTATTTTTAAAGGCATACCGCCGTGCGAGAATGCCGGGGGATTATTCATGGTGCAAATCATCCTCCATCCATCCTGATTTTGCACGTCGAATAAACCTGCGGGAACAACGCCTGAACGACCCTGCTGGAAATCCGCGCACCCCGCAGGAAAGGCGTTTTCAGATTCTAAAGCCGGGCAGATCCTTCGGCGGTGCGCTGCATGCACGGATGGGAGCGGCACACGGGCTGGAAATCCGGGACCCTACTGCCGATGCCCGCGTCCTGGCCTTTACCATCTCCGTGCCCGATCATATCTTCATTGACCCGGAAACAGGGATGGATCGTATGCTCATTCGCGATGCGATGAAAGGTCGCCTTCCGGACGAGGTGCGCCTGAACCGCAGACGAGGCAGACAGGCAGGCGACCTGGTTCCGCGTCTGCGCGCCTGCGCCGCTGAAGTAGAGACCGCTCTGGACGAACTGGCGCAGGGCCCCGCTGCCGACTATCTGGATGTCCCCTACATGTTCGAGGTCTGGAGAATGATCCAGACGCAGGACACGCCTGAGGCCTTCCGCAAGGCCGGTACCGTGCTGACCCGCGGCATCATGGCAGGGCTGTTCGTGAACGGGTTTGGAAAATGGCAATAAATAAAAACATGCCTTTTGACAGCATGGGGATTGAATTCACATCGGTCCCTGTTTCTCTCGATGGCGCAACGGCTCGAGGCGTGCTCTGGCAGGCTGCAGCTGGCAGATTTTTGCTCAATGTACCTGATGTAGCACGCTATCTCATTGTTGATGGACGCAATGCCTTTATCGAACCTGCTGCCAACACTGATGAAGGCAAAGTGCGGCACTTTCTATTTAAAGCCCCTTTAGCAGCGATGCTTTTCCAGCGGGGAGTTCTGGCATTTCACGCTGCCGCCGCTGCAACTCAACACGGTGCCATTCTCTTCGCCGGGGATTCAGGGTCAGGTAAGTCAACACTTCTCGCGGCGCTGCTCAAGCGAGGATGGGAAATGCTCTCCGATGACCTTGTAATGGTTGACCTTGACGAACATGAAAGGCCTGTAGTCTTTCCGGTCTGCCAGGACATCCTGCTCTGGCCTGATGCGATGGAGAAATTAAAGATTGCCGCACCTTCTTCTAAGCCTCACGACTACAATAATAAGAGAAGTGTTATTCCCCAGCCTGGCCCAATCGCCTCTGATCCTAAGCCCCTTCGTGCGATCTACTGGCTCTCTGTCCACAACAGGGACGAAATCGAGATTAAGGAATTAGAGGGGACGGAGCGATTCAGTGCATTAGGCCTCCTCTCCTACAACAGCCATATCGCAGACGCCCTGTTTGATCGCACCGTCTATTTCCGCAAAGCTGCTGCCGTATCCGGTGAAGCACCTCTCAAACGCCTGCGCCGTCCACGAGGGCGATGGAGCATAGAGGAACTGGCGGATATGGTGGTGAGCGAGTGGCAGTGACATACAATTATACAGCCTATGGCCTAACCGTGAGCGTGCCCTTTATCTGCCCGGCGCTGCCAACCGCTCCTGCGGATGCTGCCCCAGATGTAACAGTGGTGTACGGTACCGTTCCTATGAAATTGGCAGGCTCTGCTGCATCAAATGATAGTTGGGACGCTGGGTTTTGCTGGCAGGCCGCTCCAGGCAGATATCTTCTTAGGGGAGGATTGAGTGCCGGACGATTTCTGGTGGAAGACGGTAATCGAGTCACGCTGGAACGCAATTCAGCAGCCGAAGATGAACGTCTCCTGTTCCATCTCCTTCACTCTGTAACAGCCGCTTTGTTCCGGCAAAGAGGCTTCCTGGTTCTGCACGCCAGCTCAGCCAATACACCCGCAGGCACTATAGCTCTTTGCGGCAAATCCAGGGCAGGCAAATCCACCACCCTTGCGGCCATGATCCAGAACGGCTGTACTATGGTGTCGGACGATTTAACCATTCTTCGCCGTGCTGCAAATGGCTGCATTGAAGTCGTGCCTG
The Nitrospirota bacterium genome window above contains:
- a CDS encoding PEP-CTERM sorting domain-containing protein, encoding MMAGSVDRSWATALTISNWNFDEASVSDGMGILGIQGWSGTGVYGTRNPSSTLFNTGGIDYSGGNVAFVNSGYIYQDISSFNGSLGSLNAGHLYTLNVDVGYQTSIGCPTCSYYIELLAGGTSLKTSSGTGSAGQWNTASLTYLATANGGPLEIRLGTTGDKRTHFDNVRLTNNDTTNGIPVPEPATLLLLGSGLVGVALFSKKKFKA
- a CDS encoding asparagine synthetase B; translation: MSGIFGILQRDGGHTAPSVPEIMRRAMAGWEDNSCDVQLDGPAALGQMRLFRTPDARYEMMPHIYSAEGFIFCAAGRVDNRDELIADCELRIVGYEKSDITDFKLLLHAYRKWGEDCPKRIYGDWSLAAWHPRERRLFISRDHYGNTSLYYYADPRLFAFASDRKALLALNPGLIKPIKIDELYLAQVLISWPACHGERTIHTPIKRLPPAHCLTVTHERLDVRQYWLLEETPELRLPRRKDYVEAFRDLFDEAVRCRLRVSNCGGAQGNGGQSIAATLSGGLDSGSVTATAAHFLHDEGKRLAAFTSVPLSDTGIYAGKRFGDELPFARATARHAGNVDLHQISARTISPIQAIRRMLEIYNEPGHAAGNFFWILELEETARANGCRVLLTGQMGNAGISWTGDVFSQPFSLQLSHYGWRRWVKERAKLIAPDLFLKAYRRARMPGDYSWCKSSSIHPDFARRINLREQRLNDPAGNPRTPQERRFQILKPGRSFGGALHARMGAAHGLEIRDPTADARVLAFTISVPDHIFIDPETGMDRMLIRDAMKGRLPDEVRLNRRRGRQAGDLVPRLRACAAEVETALDELAQGPAADYLDVPYMFEVWRMIQTQDTPEAFRKAGTVLTRGIMAGLFVNGFGKWQ